GGTGGCATGGTTTCTACGAATGCAAGCACCGCTACAACAACTTCATGGCCGAGGCGCGCCACCTCATCGCCACAGGCACCAAGGCCGAGATCTTCAAGGATTTCCCCAACGCCAACGGCGACACCACCAAGCCGCAGGTCATCTTCGGATCCAAGCAGTAGCCATCTGCGCCACGAACGAAAGCGGGGATTCGGGCTTGATGCCCGCATCCCCGCTTCCCTATTTCCGGCGCCCCCCGCCGCAGCGTGGGCCGGTATCGGGCAGGCGGAACCGTCACCGGCCCATGGCCCGTCTCAGGATGGACGTCAGCCGGTCATGGTCCAGGGCCACCGGATTGCCTTTCATGCTCGACGCCGCGGCGGCCTTGCGCGCAGCCTCGTCCACACGCTCGTCGTCCAGCCCGAGCGCGCGCAGGTCCCTGATCCCGAGGTCGGCGCACAGCGAACGGACGAACCGGACCCCGGCCGAGGCGTCCCTCTGTCCCGTCAGCAACCGGCTCGCCTCGGCATAGCGGTCCAGGGCCGGATGGTCCGGATCGGCAGCGTACAGGGCCGCGATGTTGGCCTCCATGACGTGCGGGAGCAGCGCTGCGCAGATCTCGCCGTGGGCGGCGCCGAGCATGGCGCCCAGGGGCGCGGCGAACCCGTGCACGGCCCCGAGCTTGGCGTTGGCCAGGGCCATGCCCGAGAAGAGGCTGGCCAGAGCCATGTCCGAACGCGCCGCCAAGTCCGTCCCGTCGGCCACGGCCCGGCGCAGGGAGCGTGCGGCGCGGACCATGCCGTCCCGGCACAGGGGGTCGGTCAGGGGGTTGGCGGCGTGGGAGACGAAGGCCTCCATGAGCTGGGTCAGGGCGTCCATGCCCGTGGCCGCGGTCTGCCTGGGAGGCAGGGTCACGGCCAACTCCGGATCGACCACGGCCAGACGGGGGATCATCTCGGGAGAGCGCAGGCTGACCTTCACCCCGTGCGCCCCTGACAGCAGCACGGCGTTGGCCGTGACCTCGGAGCCCGTCCCGGCCGTGGTCGGCGCGGCGATCAGGGGCAGGGGCGGGTGTTCGAGGGGCATGCCCCGCCCCACCACTTCGAGATAGTCGAAGACGTCCCGCGTGTTGGGCACAAGGGCGGCCATGGCCTTGCCCGCGTCCAGGACGCTACCGCCGCCCACGGCCACGACCGCGTCGCAGCCCCTGGTTCTGGCCGACAGGGCGTGCGCGGCAACGAAAGCGGCTTCGGGCTCTCCCTTTACGGGGATGACGAACACGTCGTCCATGACAGCGGACAGCGCTTCGGCCAGCCAGGCGCAGCCTTCGGGCCGGCTTCCGGTCACCAGCAGGCAACGCCTGCCCAGGCGGGAGGCCTGCGCGGCTATTTCCAGACGCGAGCCGGGGCCGAAAAGAACGCGGGCCGTGGAGAACGTGAACGCCATGGAACCTCCCATCTGCTCAAGGACGCGGTACGGCGGGAATCAACCGTCCGGACGGGATGTATACCCGGCCCTGCGCATCGCCACAACCCGGACTTTCCAGCCGCACGCCACGAAAAAAGCCGCGTCCTTGCGGAGGCGGCTTCTTTCCCGGCGCAGCGGCAACGCCTAAAGGTTGCGGTACATCTTCGCCCCGGGGGGCACGTCGTCCACGACCCACATGTTGCCGCCGATGACCGCGCCCTCGCCAATGGTGATGCGGCCGAGGATGGTCGCCCCGGAGTAGACCGTCACGTTGTCCTCGACGATGGGGTGGCGGGCGATGCCCTTGACCAGGTGCCCGTTCTCGCCCTTGGGGAAGCTCTTGGCTCCCAGGGTCACGCCCTGGTAGAGGCGGACGTTCCGGCCGATGATGCACGTCTCGCCGATGACCGTGCCCGTGCCGTGGTCGATGAAGAAGGACTCGCCGATGGTCGCGCCGGGATGGATGTCGATGCCCGTGGCCGAGTGGGCCATCTCGCTGATGATGCGCGGGATGAGCGGTACGCCGAGCTTGTGCAGCTCGTGGGCGATGCGGTGGTTGGTCACGGCCCGGATGGACGGGTAGCAGAAGATGGTCTCGCCGGGGTTCTTGGCCGCCGGGTCGCCTGCGAAGGCGGCCTGCACGTCCGTGGCCAGCAGCCGGCGCACGTGCGGCAGCGTCTGCAGGAACTGGTTGCACATGCTTTCGGCGCGCACGGCGCAGTCGGCCGAGCAGGCGTGCTCGTCCTTGTCGCAGGCGAAGCAGAAGCCGCGCTCGACCTGCTTGGTCAGCTCGCGGCGGACCTTCTCCAACTTGGAACCGACGAAATAGGCCATGTTCTCGGGAGTGATGAAGGGCTCCTTGAAAAAGCCGGGGAACAGCACCGAGCGCAGGCGCTCGACGATGTCCGAGAGGAGCTCCACCGAGGGCATGGGCGAGCCGAAGGACGGCTGGTGGTAGACGCCCATGTAGGATTCCGGGGCGCAGAGGCTTTCCACCACACCCGAAAGGACACTGTCGATCTTCAAATATTTTGCCATGATCAGCTCTGAGAAGCGAAAAGTTCGGTGGAAAGGTAGCGCTCGCCCGTGTCGCAAACGATGGCCGCGATGAGCTTGCCTTCCATCTGCGGCTCACGGGCCAGCTGCAGGGCAGCCCAGACGTTGGCGCCGGAGGAGATGCCACAGAGAATGCCCTCCTCGCGGGCCAGGGCGCGGGCCGTGGCCATGGCGTCCTCGTTGGTCACGGTGACGATGCGGTCGATGACCTTGCGGTTCAGCACCTCGGGCACGAAATTGGGGCCGATGCCCTGGATCTTGTGCGGCCCGGCCGTGCCCTGGCTCAGCAGCGGCGAGGCTGCCGGCTCTACGGCCACGGCCAGAAAACCGTCCTTGCGGCGTTTGAGGGTCCGGCCCACGCCGGTGATGGTCCCGCCCGTGCCCACGCCGGCCACAAGTGCGTCGATGCGGCCGTCGGTGTCGCGCCACAGCTCCTCGGCCGTGGTCCGCTCGTGCATGGCCGGGTTGGCCGGGTTGACGAACTGACCGGGCATGAAGGCGTCCTCCATGGAGGACAGGATCCTCTCGGCCTCGGCCACGGCTCCGGCCATGCCCTTGGCCGCCGGGGTGAGGACCAGCTCGGCGCCCATGGCGGCCAGCAGCATGCGCCGCTCGACGCTCATGGATTCGGGCATGGTCAGGATGAGGTGGTAGCCACGCACGGCGCAGACGAAGGCCAGGCCCACGCCCGTGTTGCCGCTGGTGGGCTCAACGAGGACGGTGCCGGGGCGGATGAGCCCGGCCCGCTCGGCTTCGTCGATCATGTTCAGGGCGATGCGGTCCTTGATGGACGACAAGGGGTTGTAGAATTCGAGCTTGACCACGACCTCGGCCAAACAGCCCTCGGTCATCCTGTTCAGCCGCACCAGGGGGGTGTTGCCGACCAGTTCGGTCATGGAGTTGGCGATCTTCATGTTTCCTCCTCGAAGCGGGAAAGCCTGGGCATGACCCATGGCCACGTCGAAGTCCAGACAAAAAAAACCGGCCAGAGGCCGGCGCACAACGCTGGGAGAGCGGAACTACTCCAGGCCCTTGGTGATGAAATCCAGGGACGTGAGGGCGTCCTTGAGGCGCTTGCCAGGCGAAAACTTGATGCCCCGGACCGGCCTGTCCGTCTCCTGCCCGGTCTCGGGGTCGACGGACTTGCGCGGGGCGCGGTCCACCACGGCCATGGTCCCGATGCCGGGCAGGGTGATCCTGTCTCCCTGGCTCAGGGACTCGGTCATGCTCTCCATCATGGCGTCCACGACGCGGGACGCCTCTTCGTCGGAATATCCCATCTCCTTGCGGAGCCGGTCAATCAAGTCGGTCCTTTCCATGTGAACCTCGGGGTTTGAGCGCGGGGAATGGCGATTTTCTATGATTCAGTATATAGGCAATCCAGGCGGGCCGGTAAAGACTTTCCTCAAGCTTTGTGAAATATTTATTAAAATGGCCGCGTCTGCATCTCATGCATATAAACGAGTATCGATTTGACACACCTTCCGGAGAATCCGCATGAAACATCGCCTCGTCGAAGAACGTGACGCCTGCGCCATCATCGCCTTTGTGGACAAGCGCGGCCGGGCCACCCACGCCAACATAGTGAAGACCATAGACGCCCTGAAGAAGATGGCCCACCGCTCGGGCGACATCAACAGCGAGGGCGACGGCTGCGGCGTCCTGACGGACATCCCGCGGGCCATCTGGGGGCAGCGCCTGCAGGACGCGGGATTGAGCCGCCACCTGAGCGAGAGCCGTGGCTTCTTCGTCGGCCACTTCTTCCTGCCCGCAGGCCCGGGGGCCGACGAGGCCAAGGAACGCGTGCGCGCCATCCTGACGGGCGAGGGCAGCGAAGTGCTCGTCGAGGCCGACGACCGCATGCAGCCCGGCGAACTGGGCCCCATGGCCCGGGCCGAGGCCCCTCTCTTCTGGCAGGTCTGCGGCCTGGTCCGCGACGAGACGCGCCAGGAAGGGGCCAGAAGGCTCTTCGCCATGCAGATGGCCGTCGAACGCGCCGCGCCCGAGGCCCACGTCTGCTCCTTGAGCCTCGACAGCGCCGTCTACAAGCTGCGCGGCACGCCCGACCTGCTGCCCCGCGTCTACCCCGACCTGCGCGACCCCGCCAGCAAGTCCATCATCACCCTGGGCCACAGCCGCTACTCCACCAACACCCTGCCTACGGCCGAGCGCGCCCAGCCCTTCTCGCTGCTGGGCCACAACGGCGAGATCAACACCATCGAGAAGATGCGCTCCTCGGCCCGGGACCTAGGCATCACCCCCACTCCCGGCGGCAGCGACTCCCAGGATCTGAACCGCATCCTGGAGGGACTCATCCACCTCCACGGCTTCGAGTTCATGGAGGCTCTGGAGATGGTCTTCCCGGCCATCCACTCTGAGGTGGAACACATGAGCCCGGAACTGCGGCGCATGTACGGGTTCTACCGCTGGTTCTTCATGCCCTCGGCCCAGGGGCCGGCGGCCGTGGTCTCGCGCTTCGGCGACACGTGCATGGGCAGCGTCGACGCCCTGGGGCTGCGGCCCCTGTGGTTCGGCGAGAGCGACTACGACTACTTCCTGTCCTCGGAAAAGGGCGTGGTGGACCTGCAGAACACCATCCACGACCCGCGCCCCCTGGCGCCCGGCGAAAAGATCGCCGTGGTCTCGGGGCCCGGCAAGCGCGGGGAGGTCGTGAACCACTGCGCCCTGCAGGAGCGCCTGCTGCGCCTCTTCCAGCAGGGGCGCCTGGCCCACCTGGCCGACAACCTGCACGGCGAGATTCCCGAGCCCATCCTGGCCTGCCCCGAAGGGTCCTGCCGCGACCTGCGCCGCTTCTTCCGGGACAGACAGGTCTTCGACGACCGGCCCGGCCACGACGCCACGACGGTCCTGGCAGCCTTCGGCTGGCGCAAGTACGACCAGGACATGCGCAAGCACGTGGCCGCCACGGGCAAGGGCCCCATCGGCTCCATGGGCCACCAGGGTCCCCTGGCCTGCCTGGAGGCCGACGGGCTGTCCAACCTCAGCGAGTATTTCAAGGAGAACGTGGCCGTGGTCACCAACCCGGCCATCGACCGCGAGCGCGAGGCCGAGCACTTCTCCACGGCCGTCATCCTCGGCGACCGGCCCGACAACCCCGACCGGCCGCCCGTGGGCCTGCGCCTGAAGACGCCCATCCTGCTGGGCGGCGAGTTCACGCCGGCCCTGTCCTCCCTGGACATCCTGGCCGTGTGCCGCGAGCACGGCACCCACACCCTGGAGCAGGTCCTGGACTTCTTCACGGCCCAGCAGCGCGACCCGTCGCGCCTGGCCATCCTGGACGCGACCTTCGTGCCCGAGGAGGGGCTTGAAAATCGCCTGGAAGCCATTGAGGCCGAGGCCCGGCAGGCAGTGTCGGCCGGGGCCGCCATCCTCGTCCTGGACGACAGCGCGAGCTTCGTGGACGGCCGCTGCTACATCGACCCCGGCCTGGCCACGGCCCGGCTGCGCCGAGCCGCCGAGTCCGGGCGCATCCCCCGCCTGCCGTCGATCATCGTACGCAGCGGCGCCATCCGCAACATGCACGACGTCATGTTCGTCCTGGGCCTGGGCGCGGCGGCCGTGAACCCCTACATGCTCTGGAAACAGGCCTACGCCCAGGCCGAGAACGCCGAAGGGCTGCAGCGCACCCTGTCAAACACCCTGACGGCCCTGCAGGCCAGCGTGGAGAAGATCATGTCGACCATGGGCATCCACGAGCTGTGCGGGTACGGCCGCATCTTCTCGTCCATCGGCCTCAAGGCCGAGCTGGCCGAAGTCTTCGGCTGCGCCAACTTCTGCTCGTCCAATGCTGCGGGGATGGGCTTCGCCGAACAGGAAAGCCGGGCCGCGCGGCGCATCGCTCTGGTCCGGGAGGGCTCTGAAGGCAAGCTGCCGGGCGACCCCAAGCGAAACGCCCGCGTCGGCAAGATCCTGCGCTCCGTGGCCGTGGGCAAGACCGGCTACCTGCAGATGGCCGAGGGCCTGGAGGAGGTGGACCGCGACACCCCCGTGGGCCTACGCCATCTCCTGGACATCGCCCCGCGCAGCGCAGCCCCCCTGCCCCTGGAGGCAGTAGACATCTCCGTCGGCCAGCACGCCATGCCGTTGCTGATCTGCGCCATGTCCTTCGGCTCCCAAGGCGAAAGCTCATTTAGGGCCTACGCCGAAGCCGCGCGCAAGGTGAACATCATCTGCATGAACGGCGAAGGCGGCGAGATCCCGGACATGCTCGGCAAGTACCGCGAGAACCGGGGCCAGCAGGTGGCCTCGGGCCGTTTCGGCGTGTCCATCGAACTGCTGAACTCGGCCCGGTACCTCGAAATCAAGATCGGCCAGGGCGCCAAGCCCGGCGAAGGCGGCCACCTGCCCGGCTCCAAGGTCACGGACATGGTCGCCCAGGCCCGGCACTGCAAGCCCGGCATCGCCCTCATCTCGCCCTCGAACCACCACGACATCTACTCCATCGAGGACCTCTGCCAGATCATCACGGAGCTCAAGACCGCCAACCCCGGCGCGCGCATCTCCGTCAAGATCCCGGTCACCAGCGGCGTGGCCACCATCGCCGTGGGCGTGGCCAAGGCCGGGGCGCACATCGTCAACATCAGCGGCTTCGAGGGCGGCACGGGCGCGGCCCGCGAACACGCCAAGAAGTACGTGGGCCTGCCCGTCGAGATCGGCGTGACCCAGGCCCACCGCGGCCTGGTGGAGGCGGGCCTGCGCCGCCAGGTCGAGATCTGGTGCGACGGCGGCGTGCGCTCGGGGGCCGACGTGGTCAAGCTCGTCTGCCTCGGCGCAGACCGCGTCGGCGTGGGCACCGTGGCGCTGATGGGCGTGGGCTGCATCAGCTGCGAGCAGTGCCACCTGGACGTCTGCCCGCGCGGCATCTCCACCCAGCTGCGCAGCATCGAGGAGGCGCAGCAGCGCGGCGTGAAGCTCTTCAAGCCCCTGCAGGGCGAGGTCGAGGCCGAGAACCTGGCCCGGCTCCTGCGCGCCTTCGGCGACCAGATCCGCCACATCCTGGCTGGCCTGGGAGAGAGGCGCCTGGCCGACCTGGTGGGCCGCACGTACCTCCTGGTCCAGGCCCGTGGCAAGGACAAGGTGGACCTGACGGACCTCCTCGTCCCGGCGCCCATGGACGCCATGCAGGCCTACTGCCCGGTGCCGCGCATCGTGCGCAAGCCCCTGGACAACCTGACGCGGCTCATCTCCGACATGGCCCTCTCCACGGCCCGCGACGGCTGCGGCTACGTGCAGTACCGTGAGGAGAACGTGCGCTCCGTGGACCGGGCCGTGGGCACCTACCTGGCCGGGGCCATGGTCCGCGAGGGCGACGGCGCCAAGGTCGACCTCATGCTCGACTCCTCGGTGCCGGGCAACGGCCTGTGCGCCTTCAACGTCGACGGCATCAGCACCTGCGTCCAGGGCGGCGGCCAGGACGGCATCGCCAAGGGCGCGCGCGGCGGCCGGGTCTGCATCCTGAAAGGGGCCAACATCCTGGGTCAGCGCGTGGACGGCTCAGTGGGCAAGTCCCTGGCCTACGGCGCCCTGTCCGGGACCGTCGTGGTCCAGAACTTCGCCGACTCCCGTGCCTGCATCCGCATGTCCGGCGCCGACGCCATCTTCGGCGGCCGCATCACCGCCCCCGTACGCGACGAGCTGGGCAACATCGCCTCGCGCGCGCATCTGAAGGGCTTCGCCTTCGAGTACATGACCGGCGGCCGGGCCGTGGTCCTGGGCGACCCGGGCCCGTGGATGTGCGCGGGCATGACCGGCGGCGTCGTCTACCAGTGCCTCTACCCGGAACACGGCTTCGGCCGCGAGAACCTGAAGCACCGCTTCGCCCGCGGCGCCCACGTGGTCATCCGCGGACTCGACGGCGACGACGCGGAGCAGATCAGGGAGCTTCTGGGCAAATACACGGCATCCCTGCGCCAGAGCTTCCAGGACGCCGAGGCCGACCTGGTCCAGGCCCTGGCCGACGAGGCCGAAAGCCGCTTCGTGAAGGTCGTGCCGGGTTCGAGCACCGGCATCAAACCGGAATAGAAACGCCCACGGCGCCGGGCAACCCGCCCGGCGCCGTGTTTCCCGCCTTCCCTCCCCAGCATCCTCCGCCCCGCGCAGCGCACAGCGCGCCCCGGCACGCCGGGCCGCGCAGGCGCGGTTCGGAACTTTATTTCCAACGACTTGACGTTATCCTTTCCCCGCTACTACAACTGCCGCGCAAGAAAAGATTATCGGTGGAGCGCCATCACAATGGCGATCCGCCAACTCCCTGTGCCAGGTGGCACTGTGCGCGCCTCCCAACAGGACGGCGGCGCAGACCGGAGCAGCGCGGCCGCCGGCTTTACAAGAGCCGCTGCGGGGGCGCGACGTTGGGTCATTCTCCAATCAGCTAACGTTTTTCACAGGGGTGTTGTGCATGAAAAAGTGCGTTGTCCTGGTCGTGCTGTGTCTGGTGCTGTCATCGCTTACGGTCTGCGCTGCGGAGTACAAGGCGGAATACCGCCTGTCCACGGTGCTCGGTCCCGCCTTCCCGTGGGGCCGCGCCGCCGAGCGCTGGGCAAACCTGGTCCGTGAAAAGACCGAAGGCCGCATCAACATCAAGGTCTATCCGGGCACCAGCCTCGTCGGCGGCGACCAGACCAAGGAATTCACGGCCATCCGCCAGGGTGTGATCGACCTGGCCGTCGGCTCGTCCATCAACTGGTCCCCCCAGATCAAGCAGCTCAACCTCTTCTCCCTGCCCTTCCTCATGCCAGACGAGAAGGCCTTCGACGCCCTCATCTCCGGCCCCGTGGTCGAGGACCTCTTCGCCATCCTCGACAAGCAGGGCGTGGTTCCCCTGGCCATCGGCGAGAACGGGTTCCGCGAGCTGTCCAACTCCAAGCAGCCCGTCACGTCCCCGGCCGACCTGAAGGGCCTCAAGATCCGCGTCGTCGGCTCCCCCATCTTCATCGACGGCTTCACGGCCCTGGGCGCCAACCCGACCCAGATGAGCTGGGCCGACGCGCAGCCGGCCCTGGCCACCAAGGCCGTGGACGGGCAGGAGAACCCGCTGTCCGTGTTCAACGCCGCCAAGCTGCACACCGTCGAGCAGAAGTACCTGACCCTGTGGGGCTACATGGCCGATCCCCTGTTCTTCGTCGTCAGCAAGACCGTGTGGGCCCAGTGGAGCGAAGCGGACCGCGCCGTCGTGGCCGAAGCGGCCAGACAGGCCGCGGCCGAAAACCTGGTCGACGCGCGCAAGGGCATCACGCCCGAGGACGACGCCCTGCTCAAGGAAATCGAGAAGAACGGCGTGACCATCACCCGCCTGACGGACGAACAGCGCAAGCCGTTCCGCGAGGCCACCCGGCCCGTGTTCGACAAGTGGGCGGAGATCGTCGGCAAGGATCTGGTGAAGAAGGCCGAAGACGCCATCGCCGCATCCCGTTAGGGACCGGACGGCCCGCCCCCGCGGCGGGCCGCTTCCGTTTGCAGGGGCGCGTGCGCCCCGTTCATTGACGCATTCCAAGGATTTTTCGTCATGGAACCCACCAAGAAACAGCCGGCCCGCATCGAGCGGGCCCTGGCCGCGCTGGTCATGGCCGCGCTGACGCTCATCACCGGCGCCAACGTCGTCATGCGCTACTGCACCAACATCTCCTTCGCCATGACCGAAGAGGTCTCGGTCTTCCTGCTCATGGTCCTGACCCTCGTCGGAGCAGTGTCCGCCTTCGCCGAAGGGCGGCATGTGCGCATCACCCTGTTCGTCAACGCCCTGCCCGTCGGCGGCCGCAAGGTATGCGACGCGCTGGCCTGGTGCTGCAACGTGGCCATGTTCGCCATGCTGACGTGGCTCGGCGCCCTGGCGGCCTGGGACGACTTCGCCTTCGAGGTGACCTCGCCGGCCCTGGGCGTGCCGCAATGGTGGTACAGCTGCTGGCTGCCGGCGTTCGCGGCGGTCATCGTGCTGCGCCTGGTCCTCAACCTTTTCAGGCGGGGGGAACAGGCATGACCATGCTCCTCTTCGGACTCTTCGCGGTCATGATGCTCATGGGCGTGCCGCTGGCCACGGCCATGGGGCTGTCCGGCGCAGCGGCCATCGCCGCGGCCAAGCTCGGACTCCTGTCCGTACCCATCAGCGTCTACACCGGCGTGGCCAAGTACCCGTTGCTGGCCATTCCCATGTTCGTCTTCGCGGGCATGGTCTTCGAACGCTCGGGCGTGGCCCTGCGCCTGGTCAACTTCACCGTGGCCCTGGTCGGCCCCCTGCGCGGAGGCCTGGCCGTGGCGGCCATTCTGGTCTGCATGGTCCTGGGCGGCATCTCCGGGTCGGGCCCGGCCGACGCCGCGGCGGTGGCCATGGTCATGATCCCGGGCATGGCGGCCGCCGGATACCCGAAGGCCTTCTCGTCGAGCCTCATCGCCGCCGCCGGGTCCACGGCCATCCTCATCCCGCCGTCCATCGCCTTCATCCTCTACAGCGTGCTCGTGCCGCAGGCGTCCGTGCCGGCCCTGTTCGCGGCCGGCCTCATCCCCGGCTTCCTGGCGGGCCTGGCGCTGGTCATCCCGGCCTGGGCCCTGTCCGTGCGCCACGGCTTCGGCCTCGTCGAGGACGGCGCATCCTGCGGGAGCATCCTCATCGCCTTCAAGGAGGCGGTCTGGGGGCTGCTCGCCCCGGTCATCATCCTGGGCGGCATCAGGTCCGGTTACTTCACCCCGACGGAGGCTGCCGTGGCCGCGGTCTTCTACGGCCTGTTCGTCGGCTTTTTCGTCTATCGCACCCTGACCCTGCGCAGCATGTACGAACTGCTGGTCGAATCGGCCGAGGTTTCGGCCGTGGTCATGTTGATCATCGCCCTGTCCTCTGTCTTCGCCTGGGCCGGCAGCACGCTGGGCGCCTTCGAGGCCATGGGCCACGCGCTGATCGGCGTCTCGACCAACGAAACGGTCACCCTGCTGGCCGTGATCGTGGTGCTGTTCATCGCCGGCATGTTTCTGGACGGCGTGTCCATCCTGTTCATCTTCATCCCCATCCTGCTGCCCGTGATGGCCCATTTCGGCTGGAACGCCGTATGGTTCGGCGTGCTCATGACCATGAGCCTGGCCATCGGGCAGTTCACCCCGCCCCTGGCCCTCAACCTCATGGTCACGACGCGCATCGCGGGCATCGGCATGGAGGAGACCGTACCGTGGGTGCTGTGGTTCGTGCTGGCCATGACCCTCGCCATGCTGCTGGTCATGTTCGTGCCGCAACTGACGCTCCTGGTGCCGGGCTACCTGGGATACCTCTGATCCTGCCGGAGATGGCCGGGACCACGCGCCCCGGCCATGCCGGGGCGCTGGTTTCGCCGCCTGCGGCGTTTCCGAACGGCAGCCGGAAGCGGTGCGCGGCCCGTACTCGCGGAAGCGCCGCACGCGCCGTCGTCACCCGGCCTCGCCGGATACGGAGCCGCGCCCGGTGCGCAAAGCGCCTTGAGAAACTTGCCACACGAGCCTGGCCTGCCGTAGGATGCGGGTGTTTCGAAAACGGATGCGCCTCGCCCTGATTTTCACGGTCCCGGGGTGCAGTCGATTTTTTCGGGAGGGTCCACATGCTCGTCGATACCGCCAGTCCTGATCCGGAACTTCCCCCTTTCCCTGTGGTCATGCGCCCCGTGGGGCGTTTCGTGTTGCCCGTTCCCGAGAGCATGGAGCTGTCCGCGGCATGGTTCAAGGTCAACGGTATCGCCGTCGAGGAACTGCCCTGGAAATCAGGGCCCCAGCAAGGGCGCGCCATGGACGCGCTCAGGAGATCGCTCGGGACGGACGCGGGGGGAGCGCACGAGATCACGGGACTGGCTGTCCGCGAGAGATGGGATGAAACGGACGTCAGCGACCTCTGCGGGTTTCCGGCCCTGCTTCGCTGCTGCAACGGCAGC
This region of Desulfomicrobium escambiense DSM 10707 genomic DNA includes:
- the epsC gene encoding serine O-acetyltransferase EpsC produces the protein MAKYLKIDSVLSGVVESLCAPESYMGVYHQPSFGSPMPSVELLSDIVERLRSVLFPGFFKEPFITPENMAYFVGSKLEKVRRELTKQVERGFCFACDKDEHACSADCAVRAESMCNQFLQTLPHVRRLLATDVQAAFAGDPAAKNPGETIFCYPSIRAVTNHRIAHELHKLGVPLIPRIISEMAHSATGIDIHPGATIGESFFIDHGTGTVIGETCIIGRNVRLYQGVTLGAKSFPKGENGHLVKGIARHPIVEDNVTVYSGATILGRITIGEGAVIGGNMWVVDDVPPGAKMYRNL
- the cysK gene encoding cysteine synthase A, whose amino-acid sequence is MKIANSMTELVGNTPLVRLNRMTEGCLAEVVVKLEFYNPLSSIKDRIALNMIDEAERAGLIRPGTVLVEPTSGNTGVGLAFVCAVRGYHLILTMPESMSVERRMLLAAMGAELVLTPAAKGMAGAVAEAERILSSMEDAFMPGQFVNPANPAMHERTTAEELWRDTDGRIDALVAGVGTGGTITGVGRTLKRRKDGFLAVAVEPAASPLLSQGTAGPHKIQGIGPNFVPEVLNRKVIDRIVTVTNEDAMATARALAREEGILCGISSGANVWAALQLAREPQMEGKLIAAIVCDTGERYLSTELFASQS
- a CDS encoding glutamate synthase-related protein encodes the protein MKHRLVEERDACAIIAFVDKRGRATHANIVKTIDALKKMAHRSGDINSEGDGCGVLTDIPRAIWGQRLQDAGLSRHLSESRGFFVGHFFLPAGPGADEAKERVRAILTGEGSEVLVEADDRMQPGELGPMARAEAPLFWQVCGLVRDETRQEGARRLFAMQMAVERAAPEAHVCSLSLDSAVYKLRGTPDLLPRVYPDLRDPASKSIITLGHSRYSTNTLPTAERAQPFSLLGHNGEINTIEKMRSSARDLGITPTPGGSDSQDLNRILEGLIHLHGFEFMEALEMVFPAIHSEVEHMSPELRRMYGFYRWFFMPSAQGPAAVVSRFGDTCMGSVDALGLRPLWFGESDYDYFLSSEKGVVDLQNTIHDPRPLAPGEKIAVVSGPGKRGEVVNHCALQERLLRLFQQGRLAHLADNLHGEIPEPILACPEGSCRDLRRFFRDRQVFDDRPGHDATTVLAAFGWRKYDQDMRKHVAATGKGPIGSMGHQGPLACLEADGLSNLSEYFKENVAVVTNPAIDREREAEHFSTAVILGDRPDNPDRPPVGLRLKTPILLGGEFTPALSSLDILAVCREHGTHTLEQVLDFFTAQQRDPSRLAILDATFVPEEGLENRLEAIEAEARQAVSAGAAILVLDDSASFVDGRCYIDPGLATARLRRAAESGRIPRLPSIIVRSGAIRNMHDVMFVLGLGAAAVNPYMLWKQAYAQAENAEGLQRTLSNTLTALQASVEKIMSTMGIHELCGYGRIFSSIGLKAELAEVFGCANFCSSNAAGMGFAEQESRAARRIALVREGSEGKLPGDPKRNARVGKILRSVAVGKTGYLQMAEGLEEVDRDTPVGLRHLLDIAPRSAAPLPLEAVDISVGQHAMPLLICAMSFGSQGESSFRAYAEAARKVNIICMNGEGGEIPDMLGKYRENRGQQVASGRFGVSIELLNSARYLEIKIGQGAKPGEGGHLPGSKVTDMVAQARHCKPGIALISPSNHHDIYSIEDLCQIITELKTANPGARISVKIPVTSGVATIAVGVAKAGAHIVNISGFEGGTGAAREHAKKYVGLPVEIGVTQAHRGLVEAGLRRQVEIWCDGGVRSGADVVKLVCLGADRVGVGTVALMGVGCISCEQCHLDVCPRGISTQLRSIEEAQQRGVKLFKPLQGEVEAENLARLLRAFGDQIRHILAGLGERRLADLVGRTYLLVQARGKDKVDLTDLLVPAPMDAMQAYCPVPRIVRKPLDNLTRLISDMALSTARDGCGYVQYREENVRSVDRAVGTYLAGAMVREGDGAKVDLMLDSSVPGNGLCAFNVDGISTCVQGGGQDGIAKGARGGRVCILKGANILGQRVDGSVGKSLAYGALSGTVVVQNFADSRACIRMSGADAIFGGRITAPVRDELGNIASRAHLKGFAFEYMTGGRAVVLGDPGPWMCAGMTGGVVYQCLYPEHGFGRENLKHRFARGAHVVIRGLDGDDAEQIRELLGKYTASLRQSFQDAEADLVQALADEAESRFVKVVPGSSTGIKPE
- a CDS encoding DctP family TRAP transporter solute-binding subunit → MKKCVVLVVLCLVLSSLTVCAAEYKAEYRLSTVLGPAFPWGRAAERWANLVREKTEGRINIKVYPGTSLVGGDQTKEFTAIRQGVIDLAVGSSINWSPQIKQLNLFSLPFLMPDEKAFDALISGPVVEDLFAILDKQGVVPLAIGENGFRELSNSKQPVTSPADLKGLKIRVVGSPIFIDGFTALGANPTQMSWADAQPALATKAVDGQENPLSVFNAAKLHTVEQKYLTLWGYMADPLFFVVSKTVWAQWSEADRAVVAEAARQAAAENLVDARKGITPEDDALLKEIEKNGVTITRLTDEQRKPFREATRPVFDKWAEIVGKDLVKKAEDAIAASR
- a CDS encoding HU family DNA-binding protein, which produces MIENRHSPRSNPEVHMERTDLIDRLRKEMGYSDEEASRVVDAMMESMTESLSQGDRITLPGIGTMAVVDRAPRKSVDPETGQETDRPVRGIKFSPGKRLKDALTSLDFITKGLE
- a CDS encoding TRAP transporter small permease → MEPTKKQPARIERALAALVMAALTLITGANVVMRYCTNISFAMTEEVSVFLLMVLTLVGAVSAFAEGRHVRITLFVNALPVGGRKVCDALAWCCNVAMFAMLTWLGALAAWDDFAFEVTSPALGVPQWWYSCWLPAFAAVIVLRLVLNLFRRGEQA
- a CDS encoding iron-containing alcohol dehydrogenase; the encoded protein is MAFTFSTARVLFGPGSRLEIAAQASRLGRRCLLVTGSRPEGCAWLAEALSAVMDDVFVIPVKGEPEAAFVAAHALSARTRGCDAVVAVGGGSVLDAGKAMAALVPNTRDVFDYLEVVGRGMPLEHPPLPLIAAPTTAGTGSEVTANAVLLSGAHGVKVSLRSPEMIPRLAVVDPELAVTLPPRQTAATGMDALTQLMEAFVSHAANPLTDPLCRDGMVRAARSLRRAVADGTDLAARSDMALASLFSGMALANAKLGAVHGFAAPLGAMLGAAHGEICAALLPHVMEANIAALYAADPDHPALDRYAEASRLLTGQRDASAGVRFVRSLCADLGIRDLRALGLDDERVDEAARKAAAASSMKGNPVALDHDRLTSILRRAMGR